A region of the Firmicutes bacterium HGW-Firmicutes-1 genome:
CAAATGATTATTACTTCAAAAGAGTTAAAAATCGACTTATCAAAAGCAGAGGGTACAGAGTTTAACTTGTTTAAATTACTAGGTGAAGACCAACAATTAGATCAGCTAAAGGACAAAATCTTGCTGCTTGGTGATTATGTTATGGAAGAAGGTGTTAAATCCAGACAAATCACAACAGATAATTTGGTTACCTTAGCAAAAGCTTATGTTCAAAAGGAATACAAGGATAGCGATCTGAGTATTCAAAAGATATGTGATTATCTTAATTATAGTCCGAATTATTTTAGTTCGGTTTTTAAAAAAGAGACTGGGATATCATTTATGAATTATCTAATGGATAGACGATTGGAAGCGGCTAAAGAACTTTTGCTGACAACAGAATTAAAATCCTTAGAAATAGCACTTGAAGTAGGATTTTCATCATCAAATTATTTTGCATATTGCTTCAAAAAACAATTGAATATTTCGCCCATGCAATATCGAAAAGACAATATATTAACCGAATGGAAGAAGTCCCCCACTTCTTAAGTGGGGGAACTAATTCCAACATCAGTGGGGGTCAAAGCCCCCACTGATGTGCAAGCGAAGCTTGCATTCGGTTACGAAACCGTAGCGAATGCGGAGGTTTTGTAACACTTAAAAATCTAATTATGATTTATCATCATTTTTATATATGGAGGCCATATGATTAAATGGAAAACCCATGTAATGTCAAAAGGTTATAGTATTCAGTATATTATCGCAATTTCGACAATTATCGTAGCAATACTACCGATGATTTATACAGGTTTGTCCATATATGAAAAGTATTCAGATCAAATTATCGAGAATTCAAAGGTATATACTGGACAAATAATGGAACAGCTAAAAATAAATATTGACGATTATTTAGCCCAAGGGATTACTAGTCATAGTGATGTTGAAAATCTGTTGATGAACAATACAAGTGAAAACGACACTTCGGCGATTACCAATCTCAATATGTACTATTCATCGAGAAATGATATTGTTTCTATTTCTTTGTTTCATCTTGATGGTACTTTAATGAATACCGTTCCTAACTTACCACTAGCTGAAAATATTCAAATTTCAAAAGAAGACTGGTACCAAAACGTGATAGATCAAAACTCCATTTACTTTGTTTCTGATCCACATATTCAAAGGATTATTCAAGGTCAATATAAATGGGTGGTATCTATTTGCAAAGTAGTTGATTTTGGGGGGGCAAATACTGAGAAAAAAGCTATTTTAGTTGTGGATATGAGTTTGCAACCTCTCGTTGAATTGTGCGATAATTTAAATCTTGGGGGTAGTGGTTATGTATATATTGTAAATGAAGTTGATGAAATTATTTATCATCCACAGCAAGCAGTCGTTTTTTCAAGGTTAAAAGAAGAAATTTCTTACAAGTATAACGAACAAGGTGAAACCTATAGGAATTCCCAAGGGGATGAGGTGCTAATTGTAAATAACAGCTTGAACTTTGTAAATTGGGATTTGATAGGGGTCTCCTATATTAAAAATATATCAGATCGAAATGTTCAAATTGCAAAAGAGATTATGGTAACCATTCCAATTATTTTGATTATTGTTGTGCTATTATCTTGGTATATATCGTATAAGATTTCCTTGCCAATTAAAGAATTAGGTAATCATATGAAGATTGTTGAAAAAGGTAATTTCGATATTCAATTGGATTTGAAAAATGGTGAATTAGAAGTAATGAATTTAACTGCCACTTTTAATATCATGGTAAAGCGGATTAAAGAATTAATAGATGAGAACAAAAAAGAACAGGAAGCAAAGAGGCATAATGAATTAAATGTTCTACAAGCCCAAATAAATCCTCATTTTTTATACAATACACTAGATTCTATCATGTGGATGGCAGAAGCGGGAATGAGTGAGGATGTTGTTTTGATGGTTACAGCTCTTGCGAAATTATTTAGAATAAGCATTAGTAAGGGTCAAAATATTATTGCAGTTGAAGAAGAATTAGAACATGCAAAAAATTATTTGTTAATACAAAAAATAAGGTACAAAGAGAAATTTAATTTTTCAATTTATGCTAGTGATGAAGTGAAAGCGCTTAAAACTGTTAAACTCATTCTCCAACCGGTTATTGAAAATGCCATTTATCACGGGATTGAATACATGGTTGATTTAGGAGAAATTGATATTTATGCTGAAATTGTTGGAGGAAAGTTGCTCTATACGGTAAAAGACAACGGTCTTGGAATGACGCCTGAAGTACTTGAATCTATTCGTAAAGGCACCATAGAAGTGAACCCTAACAAAGGTGGAAGTGGCGTAGGTGTAAGTAATGTGAACCAACGTATTAAATTAAGATATGGGAATGAATATGGAATGGAAATCACTAGTGAAGAAGAAGTTGGAACAGAAGTGAAAATATGGTTGCCCATTATTCGAGGTGAGTAAATATGAAGATTGATCAAAGGAATGGTGTAATTTGGCTTGTTGCAGGACTAATCATTATGCTAATCGTTTTGTATCGGCTAAATGGAGATTTTGAACAAACCGAAAAGATGCAAATAACCATCATCACAAAATCTAAATATGGCGAAAACTGGGAGACAATTTCAAAAGGGATTCAAGCTGGAGCCAATGAATTTGGTGTAACCGTTAAGCTTCTCGCCCCAGACAGCAATAAGGATGTAGAAGCGCAGAAAACCTTGCTTCAAGCTGCATCAACAAATGGAACGGATGCGATTATTATCGCACCCATTGATTATAAGGTGCTTAACGAAACAATGGAAGATTTGAGTAAACAAGGTATACCAATGATTACAATGGTATCAAGAAATGAACGGTATCCGAATAAGTACTATATTGGACTTGATCATTACGAAACAGGGAAAAAAATAGGTCGAGTAATCGTTAAAGAAATAGGTACCAAAGGAGTGGTTTCTCTAATGGGTATGGTAGAATTATCAGATGATAATGTAATGAGGGAAAAAGGCATTCGGGATTATTTAAGTGAACATACTTCTATAAGCATCGTAGAAAAGGTGGAGAATATTACCGGTGAATTTTCAATAACGATGCATACGAATAATATGTTAAAAAAGCATCCAGAAATCAATGCATTTGTGGGCATAGATGAGGAAGCTACGAGAGGTATTTGCTTGGCATTGAAAAACAAAAAGCCAGGATTAACGGTTATTGGGTATGGTAGTAGCCATGACATTGTAAACAACTTAGAATTAAAAGTAATAGACAAGCTCGTTGTACCCAATTATTTTGGGATTGGTTACATGGCAATAAAAAATACGGTAGATTATATGAATAAAAAGGAGTTTGATGAAATCACATATATTGAGCCAATGGTTATCGATTTGGACAGTGTATACGATGAAAACGTACAAAAGGTATTGTTTTCTATTCAATAATACAATGAAGTATAGATTTTAGGATCTATACTTTATTTATTATATCCAAAATTAAGAATTAAATGAATGAATTGTAGTAGAAATTCAACAACTAATCGTAGAATTTCTTGCGCAATTGTTTGATAACTTCTTTATAATAAGGTTTGTAATCATTAACTATTATCTCAATTAGGGGGTTTATCAATGAAGAAAAGTTTAGCAATATTATTAGTATTGGCTTTATCAATTGGTCTTTTTGCAGGCTGTGCTAAAGAAGCAGTTGAAACATCAGGTGGTGGAGAACTACCAAATATCGGTGTAACTATTTATAAATATGATGATAACTTCATGTCATTTGTAAGAAGAGCTATTGAAAAAAATGCTGAAGGCAATGCAACTCTAGAATTAAATGATTCACAAAATGACCAAGCAAAACAAAACGAACAAGTTGATTTAATGATTTCTAAAGGTGTAAATGTATTGGCAATTAACTTAGTTGATCCACAAGCGGCTGCTTCAATTATTACAAAAGCAAAAGATGCTGGCCTACCATTGGTTTTCTTTAACAAAGAACCAAGTGCAACAGACATGGCAAGTTATGATAAATGCTGGTATGTTGGAACTGCTTCAGCAGAAGCTGGTGTTATTCAAGGAGAATTAATTCTTGAATCATGGAAAGCTCATCCAGAATGGGATAAAAATGGCGACGGAATTATGCAATATGTTTTACTTAAAGGTGAACCAGGACATCCAGACGCAGAAGCTCGTACAACTTTCGCAGTATCAACAGTAACAGATGCAGGCGTTAAAGTTGAAGAATTAGAACTTCAAACTGGTATGTGGGATACAGTAAAAGCGAAAGAACTTATGGACACATGGTTATCAAAACATGGTGATGCGATTGAGTATGTTATCGCTAATAATGATGGTATGGCACTTGGTGCAGTTTCTTCTCTACAAGCAGAAGGATATTTCACAGGCGACAAGTTTATGCCAGTAGTTGGTGTAGATGCTATTCCTGACGTATTAACAAAAATTGAAGAAGGTACTATGGTTGGTACAGTACTTAATGATGCTGCAAACCAAGGTAAAGCTACTGTAGATTTATCTAGAAACGTTGCACAAGGTAAAGATCCATTAGATGGTACTACATGGGTACTTGATGAATCTAAAGCAGTTCGTGTTCCTTATGTAGCAGTTACTATGGAAAATCTTGAAATGGCTAAAAAATCATACGAATAATACATAGTAAATAGCAAATATTTATTGCCGAAGATGTCAATGGCATCTTCGGCTTTGATATAGCTTTCGAAACATTATTTGATAGGATAGTATCAATACAGGAGGTTTAAGATGGTCGATATAACCCAAGAAATTGCTAATAAACCATTTATATTAGAAATGAAGAATATGTCTAAGTCCTTTCCTGGGGTTAAAGCTCTTGATCAAGCGATGCTTTCGGTAAGAGAAGGGACTGTGCATGCTTTACTTGGTGAAAATGGTGCGGGCAAGTCCACTTTGATGAAGTGTTTGTTTGGCATTTACCATGAAGATGAAGGGGAAATCATATTTAATCATCAAAAATTGAAAGTCTCTTCAGCAAAGCAAGCACTTGATCATGGCATTTCAATGGTACATCAAGAATTAAATCAAGTTAAAGATATGAGAATTATGGACAATATTTGGCTGGGTAGATTCCCAACAAAAGGCCCCTTTGCTGATGAAGTGAAAATGTATCAAGCGACAGCAAAAATATTTAAAGAGTTAGAAATAACGCTAAATCCCAAACAAAGGGTAAGAAATCTTTCGGTTTCGGAAAGTCAAATGACAGAAATAGCAAAAGCTGTTTCCTATGATTCCAAGGTTATTGTTATGGATGAACCTACATCCTCATTAACAGAAACAGAAGTGAAGCACTTATTTAGGATTATTCGATCTTTAAAAGCAAGAGGTGTTGGAATCATCTATATTTCTCATAAAATGGAAGAAATTAAAGAAATATCTGATGAAGTAACTATCATGAGAGATGGTAAATACATAGCAACGAGAAATTCGAACGAAGTAACTACGGATGAGATTATAAGCTTAATGGTAGGTAGAGATTTGACCAATCGTTTTCCAGTTAAAGTCAATAAACCAGGCAAAGTTATCATGAAGGTGGAAAATTTAACTTCATTACATCAACCAGCAGTGATTGATGCAAGCTTTGAACTAAGAAAAGGGGAAATACTTGGCATAGCAGGTTTGGTTGGTTCTAGAAGAACAGAATTATTAGAAACCATTTTTGGTACCCGCGTTAAAAAATCAGGAACCATTTATTTGAATGGCAAAGAGATTAAAAATAAACATCCTAAAGAATCAATTAAAAATGGATTTGCATTGGTTACAGAGGAACGTCGTGAAACAGGGATATTTGGTGTTTCAAATATATTATTTAATTCAGTAATAGCGAATTTAAAAAGATATGTTCTTCCAATCCAATTATTAGATAATAAAAAGATGCAAGAAGATACACAGTGGGTAATCAATAGCATGTCCGTAAAAACACCATCACAAAAAACGCGAATTCAATCTCTATCAGGTGGAAACCAACAGAAGGTTATTTTAGGTCGATGGTTATTAACTGAGCCAGATGTTTTGCTATTAGATGAGCCAACAAGAGGTATTGATGTTGGTGCTAAGTATGATATATACGAATTAATGATAGAGCTGGCAGCAAAAGAAAAGGCAGTCATCATGGTTTCCTCTGAGATGCCAGAGCTAATAGGTGTTACAGATCGTATACTTGTTATGAGTAATGGTCGTGTAGCTGGGATTGTTAATACCGATGAAACAAATCAAGAAGAAATTCTTAGGCTAGCTGCCAAATACTTATAAGGAGTGAAAATATGGAAGAAAAAGTTATAAATTCAAGAAAGAACATGTATGACAATATTACGAAGTGGATGATGAATAATGCGATCTACTTGGTATTGTTAGCCCTACTAATTATAATCATTATTATTTCACCTGATTTTATATCTCTTAGAAACTTTAAAAACATATTAGCACAAGCCTCCACTCGTGTTATTATGGCACTTGGTGTAGGGGGAATCATTGTTGCAAAAGGAACGGATTTATCCTTAGGACGACAAGTAGGATTAGCCGCTGTTATTTCAGCTTCCTTACTACAAGATATCAACTATGAATATAGAATGTACCCCGAATTACCAGTACTAAAGATTATTATCCCTATTTTAATTGTTATGCTTGTAACGGCATTATTTAGTACGTTAAATGGTTTTATCGTTGCTAAGCTACATGTAGATCCATTTATTGCTACCTTAGGTATGATGGTTATTGTTTATGGGGTTAATTCCATTTACTATGACCGACCACCTTATGGAGCTCAACCTATTGGTGGACTAGATAAGAGATTTACTGGCTTTGCACAAGGATCTATACATATAGGTCCCATTGATATCCCTCTATTGATTATTTATGCTATGATTATTATTGGAATCATGTGGGTAATATGGACGAAAACAAGCTTCGGTAAAAATATGTTTGCCATTGGTGGCAATAAAGAAGCCGCCTTGGTATCAGGTGTAAATGTTGTATTATGCACGATTTTAGTGTATACCTTAGCTGGCTTATTATATGGTCTTGGTGGATCCCTTGAAGCAGCGAGAATTGGTAGCGCAACAAACAATACCGGGAATATGTATGAATTAGATGCAATATCGGCCTGTATTGTTGGAGGGTTATCCTTCAATGGAGGAGTTGGCTCGATATCTGGTATTGTTACTGGTGTACTCATCTTTCAGGTTATAGCGTATGGGTTATCATTTATAGGGGTAAATCCATATTTGCAGTTTATAATAAAAGGATTAATTATTATTATTGCAGTAGCTATTGACTCAAGAAAGCACGGTAAAAATAAGTAAATCCGTTTTAATTCCCATAGTTTGACAAAAAGACTAATAACAGGATGTTTCATTAGTCTTTTTGTATTT
Encoded here:
- a CDS encoding sensor histidine kinase: MIKWKTHVMSKGYSIQYIIAISTIIVAILPMIYTGLSIYEKYSDQIIENSKVYTGQIMEQLKINIDDYLAQGITSHSDVENLLMNNTSENDTSAITNLNMYYSSRNDIVSISLFHLDGTLMNTVPNLPLAENIQISKEDWYQNVIDQNSIYFVSDPHIQRIIQGQYKWVVSICKVVDFGGANTEKKAILVVDMSLQPLVELCDNLNLGGSGYVYIVNEVDEIIYHPQQAVVFSRLKEEISYKYNEQGETYRNSQGDEVLIVNNSLNFVNWDLIGVSYIKNISDRNVQIAKEIMVTIPIILIIVVLLSWYISYKISLPIKELGNHMKIVEKGNFDIQLDLKNGELEVMNLTATFNIMVKRIKELIDENKKEQEAKRHNELNVLQAQINPHFLYNTLDSIMWMAEAGMSEDVVLMVTALAKLFRISISKGQNIIAVEEELEHAKNYLLIQKIRYKEKFNFSIYASDEVKALKTVKLILQPVIENAIYHGIEYMVDLGEIDIYAEIVGGKLLYTVKDNGLGMTPEVLESIRKGTIEVNPNKGGSGVGVSNVNQRIKLRYGNEYGMEITSEEEVGTEVKIWLPIIRGE
- a CDS encoding galactose/glucose ABC transporter substrate-binding protein MglB; translated protein: MKKSLAILLVLALSIGLFAGCAKEAVETSGGGELPNIGVTIYKYDDNFMSFVRRAIEKNAEGNATLELNDSQNDQAKQNEQVDLMISKGVNVLAINLVDPQAAASIITKAKDAGLPLVFFNKEPSATDMASYDKCWYVGTASAEAGVIQGELILESWKAHPEWDKNGDGIMQYVLLKGEPGHPDAEARTTFAVSTVTDAGVKVEELELQTGMWDTVKAKELMDTWLSKHGDAIEYVIANNDGMALGAVSSLQAEGYFTGDKFMPVVGVDAIPDVLTKIEEGTMVGTVLNDAANQGKATVDLSRNVAQGKDPLDGTTWVLDESKAVRVPYVAVTMENLEMAKKSYE
- a CDS encoding galactose/methyl galactoside ABC transporter permease MglC → MEEKVINSRKNMYDNITKWMMNNAIYLVLLALLIIIIIISPDFISLRNFKNILAQASTRVIMALGVGGIIVAKGTDLSLGRQVGLAAVISASLLQDINYEYRMYPELPVLKIIIPILIVMLVTALFSTLNGFIVAKLHVDPFIATLGMMVIVYGVNSIYYDRPPYGAQPIGGLDKRFTGFAQGSIHIGPIDIPLLIIYAMIIIGIMWVIWTKTSFGKNMFAIGGNKEAALVSGVNVVLCTILVYTLAGLLYGLGGSLEAARIGSATNNTGNMYELDAISACIVGGLSFNGGVGSISGIVTGVLIFQVIAYGLSFIGVNPYLQFIIKGLIIIIAVAIDSRKHGKNK
- a CDS encoding galactose/methyl galactoside ABC transporter ATP-binding protein MglA, coding for MANKPFILEMKNMSKSFPGVKALDQAMLSVREGTVHALLGENGAGKSTLMKCLFGIYHEDEGEIIFNHQKLKVSSAKQALDHGISMVHQELNQVKDMRIMDNIWLGRFPTKGPFADEVKMYQATAKIFKELEITLNPKQRVRNLSVSESQMTEIAKAVSYDSKVIVMDEPTSSLTETEVKHLFRIIRSLKARGVGIIYISHKMEEIKEISDEVTIMRDGKYIATRNSNEVTTDEIISLMVGRDLTNRFPVKVNKPGKVIMKVENLTSLHQPAVIDASFELRKGEILGIAGLVGSRRTELLETIFGTRVKKSGTIYLNGKEIKNKHPKESIKNGFALVTEERRETGIFGVSNILFNSVIANLKRYVLPIQLLDNKKMQEDTQWVINSMSVKTPSQKTRIQSLSGGNQQKVILGRWLLTEPDVLLLDEPTRGIDVGAKYDIYELMIELAAKEKAVIMVSSEMPELIGVTDRILVMSNGRVAGIVNTDETNQEEILRLAAKYL